One genomic window of Arthrobacter sp. KBS0703 includes the following:
- a CDS encoding Flp family type IVb pilin yields MFAFFSNTAARIRRDQKGATAVEYGIMVALIAVVIIVAVTTLGGNLKASFDSVACTVKGGTMAVATGAPAGTAATCSK; encoded by the coding sequence ATGTTTGCTTTCTTCTCAAACACCGCAGCCCGCATTCGCCGCGACCAGAAGGGCGCCACCGCTGTTGAATATGGCATCATGGTCGCGCTCATCGCCGTCGTCATCATCGTTGCTGTCACGACTCTTGGTGGCAACCTCAAGGCAAGCTTCGACAGCGTCGCATGTACCGTCAAGGGCGGCACCATGGCAGTTGCTACAGGCGCACCGGCAGGCACCGCAGCTACCTGCTCCAAGTAG
- a CDS encoding Flp family type IVb pilin, whose amino-acid sequence MLAFFSYTTGRVRRGEKGATAVEYGIMVALIAVVIIVAVTTLGGNLSSTFDSVACSVKGGTMAVAAGAPAGTAATCSK is encoded by the coding sequence ATGCTTGCTTTCTTCTCATACACTACAGGCCGTGTCCGCCGCGGTGAGAAAGGCGCTACCGCCGTTGAATACGGCATCATGGTTGCCCTCATCGCCGTCGTCATCATCGTCGCCGTCACGACTCTCGGCGGCAACCTGTCGTCGACCTTCGACAGCGTCGCCTGCTCGGTCAAGGGTGGCACGATGGCCGTTGCAGCAGGAGCGCCGGCAGGCACTGCCGCCACCTGCTCCAAGTAG